From Acidihalobacter aeolianus, a single genomic window includes:
- a CDS encoding F0F1 ATP synthase subunit epsilon, with product MAMTMHVNIVSAEESIFSGTAEELFAPAALGEVGIMPRHTPLLSVLKPGEVRVKTEDSNDTLHFFVSGGILEVQPHVVTVLADSAVRAKDLDEAEAQAAKERAEEAMANRKADIDFARAQAELAEAEARLRMIRNLKQGRQG from the coding sequence ATGGCAATGACCATGCACGTCAATATCGTCAGCGCTGAAGAGTCGATCTTTTCCGGCACGGCGGAGGAGTTGTTTGCACCCGCCGCACTGGGCGAGGTCGGCATCATGCCGCGCCACACCCCCTTGCTATCCGTGCTCAAACCGGGCGAGGTGCGGGTAAAAACGGAGGATAGCAACGATACGCTGCATTTTTTCGTATCTGGCGGCATACTCGAAGTTCAGCCACACGTTGTCACGGTACTGGCTGACAGTGCTGTGCGTGCCAAGGACCTGGATGAGGCAGAGGCACAGGCCGCCAAGGAACGAGCCGAAGAGGCCATGGCTAACCGCAAGGCGGATATTGATTTTGCCCGCGCGCAAGCCGAACTGGCTGAGGCTGAGGCTCGTCTAAGGATGATTCGTAACCTGAAGCAGGGCCGTCAAGGCTGA